In one window of Lampris incognitus isolate fLamInc1 chromosome 3, fLamInc1.hap2, whole genome shotgun sequence DNA:
- the LOC130109288 gene encoding spindlin-1-like → MSKKRGRKRSSGELSDTVTPDPSCILGVRIQHNWREKGNQSKWKGTVLDRLSVNPSLFMVKYDGFDCVYGIELFKDERVSNLQVLSEKVVNNKLKIPHGAEELVGKAVEHLFEKEDGEKNEWRGMVLSRAPIMTNWYYITYEKDPVLYMYQLWDDYADGDLRILPEAENKHLLPADRKPGEETESLVGKQVEYVTDKGVKRTGLVIYQVPAKPSVYYIKYDDDFHIHVYDLVKTT, encoded by the exons ATGTCCAAGAAAAGGGGCAG AAAGCGGAGTAGTGGGGAACTGAGTGACACAGTAACCCCTGATCCCAGTTGCATTCTGGGAGTCCGTATTCAGCACAACTGGCGTGAGAAGGGGAACCAGAGCAAATGGAAGGGCACTGTGCTGGACAGGCTCAGTGTTAACCCCTCTCTCTTTATGGTCAAATATGATGGCTTTGACTGTGTCTACGGCATTGAGCTGTTCAAGGATGAGAGGGTGTCCAACCTACAAGTACTCTCAGAAAAAGTGG TAAACAACAAGCTCAAGATACCCCATGGGGCTGAGGAGCTGGTGGGCAAAGCAGTGGAGCATCTCTTTGAAaaggaggatggagaaaagaatgaGTGGAGGGGTATGGTCCTCTCCAGAGCACCTATCATGACCAACTGGTATTACATCACTTATGAGAAGGACCCAGTGCTTTATATGTACCAGTTATGGGACGACTATGCTGATGGGGACCTGAGGATTCTGCCTGAAGCAG AAAACAAGCACCTTTTGCCTGCAGACAGAAAGccgggagaggagacagagagcctGGTGGGGAAACAGGTGGAGTATGTTACCGATAAGGGTGTCAAGAGAACAGGCTTGGTCATCTACCAGGTCCCAGCCAAGCCCTCTGTCTACTACATCAAATACGATGATGACTTTCACATCCACGTCTATGACTTGGTCAAAACCACCTAG
- the micos13 gene encoding MICOS complex subunit MIC13 produces MAAKILPVLKLATKVTIAGGALYVVYDSGLLGNSEQGSEVLEKAKAAIPPAAEEWMKYFGVEAKVPTLPKIEFSPVQTWNSGVRKTISTLSEAPTKASEYTSQSLQYLKDLVK; encoded by the exons ATGGCGGCTAAGATTTTGCCTGTGCTGAA ACTGGCCACCAAGGTGACCATAGCAGGAGGAGCTCTGTATGTGGTGTATGACTCAGGGCTCCTGGGAAACAGTGAGCAGGGCTCAGAGGTCCTGGAGAAGGCTAAGGCTGCAATACCACCCGCAGCAGAAGAATGGATGAAGTATTTTGGCGTAGAG GCTAAGGTTCCAACTTTGCCTAAAATTGAATTTTCCCCTGTTCAAACATGGAACTCTG GAGTGCGGAAAACTATTTCAACTCTTTCTGAGGCCCCTACAAAAGCAAGTGAATACACCAGCCAAAGTCTGCAATATTTGAAAGACCTTGTGAAATGA